The Spea bombifrons isolate aSpeBom1 chromosome 7, aSpeBom1.2.pri, whole genome shotgun sequence genomic interval AGCTATAAATACCTACTCTAACTCACAcaatactgctcttacacacacacacactggcccatacacacacaagcttacaaacacatacatatacactgtcctttctccccatctcttacctcttccaccatccttcatcCGTCTGCCTCCACCCTATATCCTTCTGTGGGagcacgaggtctgtcacttcagacctcgctctactgctccctcatcactacgtgccggctattGCTGCGGAGCGCAGCAATTTGCCGGTGGGTGGTGATTaatagggagcagtaaagctgaagtgacagacctagcactccctaatgttgagccaacTAGAGGAAAAATTAAATGTCCTCCACTATCGAATAAAACTTCGTAAAGTACCGTGACGCAAAAAATCTCTTTATGGTTATGTGTTATTTAGTTTATGAATTGTAGTACATCACGTCAGAAAAGGGAATGTgacaaaatattacatacagGCTTATGAAGGAATGCGAGATCTCAGGAGAGTTGTTATAACCTTTTGACATCACCATACGTCTTAAAGTGGTTCATTCCTGTGAGCTCCTGCTGCAAGGAGTCTTGGGTGGCTTATAAAGCATAGTTAAACCAGTGAGTGAGTGTCTCCTCATCTTTTGAAGTATGCATTCTACAGCCTATCTTTCTCTAGAAACATGCTAGTGTTTGTGAAATTGGGTATAGTGAATATACCCAATTGTGTGTTGGATTCATTTGAGTAATAATAATGTGGAGTGCGTATTATGAGAGCTTACACTTGTTAATACGTTCTTATTGTCAGGGTGCCTCTGTCAGCGGGTGAGTGCTACATCGTACATGAAATTTACAATGGAGAAAATGCACAGGACCAGTTTGAGTATGAGCTGGAGCAGGCACTGGAATCCCAGTACAAGTACATAGTGATTGAGCCTACACGCATCGGCGATGAAACGGCACGCTGGATCTCTGTGGGAAACTGCCTGCATAAGACTGCAGTATTATCAGGCACAGTCTGTCTCCTTACCCCACTGGCATTGCCATCAGAGTATTCGCATTACGTGTCTCTGCCTGCAGGTGTAGTCAGTTTGGCCTGCTCCACTCTTTATGGCATCTCATGGCAATTCGACCCATGCTGCAAATATCAGGTGGAGTATGATGCCTACAAACTTTCAAGACTGCCGCTGCACACACTCACCTCCTCTACTCCTGTTGTGCTTGTAAGAAAGGACGACGTCCATAGAAAGAGACTTCACAACACAATAGCTCTTGCTGCTCTGGCATACTGTGTCAAGAAGCTTTATGAACTGTATGCCCTATGATTGCCACCTTCGATTTAAGAAGATAAAACACAACAGTAACAGCTTTATCTCATCTGAATATTGGTGGAGCTAGAATTttgattaaaacaaatatataaactcaAACCCTTACAATACTGCTGCACTGATTAGTTTCAGTTTTTACAGCTGGACAGCGAGGACCTGCAGTTAACTAATTACCTTGGATTCAAGTTACTAACTAACATGAATATCTACAGGAAAACAatggataactttttttttttccatgaagcTTTTGTTGTACCATACTAAACCGAACAGTCCACatcaacattaaaatgtaaacaaaacattttgctttatgTGCCTTCATTATGTCGTTTTTAAAACATGGGTGAAGACATTTCCCTGACAGCATATTTAAATTTCTTACATGTGGTTAGTCTTCTGGTGTAAACAtcattaaagtgtgtgtgtgtgtgtgtgtgtgtgtgtatatatatatatatatatatatatatatatatatatatacgaagtATGTATTGAAAGGGTACtgtcaaaagaaaatataatctcTTTGCTAATCTAACagccttttaacccctgttaaaaggctgtgttttactttttgtaccctttgtgatcGAGGCTGtcttaacacttttgcagtgctatgtttagatgtaattttctcctatttagtgtacccacacaagttatgttgtttttttcaggacaagaaggtaTTTCTTCAGGTACCATTtgtttgatcatattatctaatgtcccataaaaaataaaatgataaagtgaagaaaaaaaaaaagcaagttttctgacttttacatggaaaaaatcttttactcatcaaaaaaagctaatgaatgagcaataagtacaagtagcattttgctattttaaaaccattttttccaaaatctggtcattctgccccatgtgttattttgggtatctttgaagctggccaatgcaatttaccccatcaaaccatatatttttgaagacaccaatatgtgttcagcaatatcgcccgagtacagtgatacccctcatgcataggtttacacatatatacatgtaaaaatgGTGTTATTCCCAGATTAAACAATAGTGATTAATTTGTATTACAGGAACTGGTATGTTTCAGTTCAGATGGATCTTTCTCCCAATTCCTACATCTTGCAGTTAAGCCTATGTTTACAGATTAATATAAGCATTCTGGTATTTTACGAAAGGAAAGGGAgaggaaaaacaatattttggcttttttttttatatctctctctctctattttatatatatttatatgttcacTTCTACTTGAAGcactaattttatttattcataatagtaaaaatatatattttttattaccttgTTACCAAGTGTTGGTGTGTATTATGCATATACCaacataacatatatttaaatttatgagCTGTGAATTAACAGGTATGTAATCTGTTTTCAGTGTGATTGTGCATTCATTATAGAAACTACAGAGCCGAGATTATAATCAATTTTTACACTGATCGTGGGCTTTCTAGAAGCATTGTAGGGAATATTTtgcaatgctttttttcttcataggCCTCGTGTAAATTACTAattccaaaatgtaaatataactgCATCCATAGATTTTACTAAAATGATATTCTATGAgagatgtcgaggcattcagcaacactgagatcggcCACTGCCCGGGGCGTCAACGGCACGTCCTTTGAAAAAATAACAGTTGAAAACATTTctaagagggtctctccagaccctcctgacaATTCTGGAGAACActtgcaggtactgcattcaatcatgcaagtcaaaggagcccagctttctgatCACTATATGATTGgtaaaataagtgaaaataacaaaaaatggtaacatgtaagaATAATTTTCCAATGATCTTGCCAgcattttatgagcaagtcctaaaactAGTGATTtatcttaaaacaattctcgcatggaaagagctaaaatactggcatgttaaatgcccatggggtgtctactttaaaaaaaaaaaaaaatatgatttgatgggctGAACAATGTCCCAACAAGAGGGGAAGGATGATCATATgtataatttccaatttgaaaaatgcacatgtcccaaatgtggcctttcaggccccaaacaaccagacaaactcATGCaagatatcactgtactcaggagatgttgctgaacacatattggggtgctgtatattcatacctaaagtacgtgtgtgggaaaaatacacacaaaaaatactactgctaactttgacaaaggctggtggtagaattagtgcatgaaaatatttgaaataccctggggtgtctagttttcaaaaaaatatggttttattgggcacattgaattggtcgggctcaaagatgtaccaaatagggcatgggcacaagatcaccaaataaagttcaacattgaaaaatgtgcatgttagaaatgtggcctttttgcccccagccaggcaaacccatgcattggggtatcgctgtattcgggggatgttgctaaacacatatagGGGTGTTGTGtggcagtggcatataccaggagctataaattcattcATGAAGaaaactaccacaaagtttgacaaaggctggcgctagaattagtgcatggaaagagttaaaataccaacatttgaaaCACCCTGGCGTGTcttgtcttcaaaaatatatggtttgatggggtaaattgcattggccggctttaaagataccggaaatagcacatggggaaagaattaccagatttggaaaaaacggttttgaaatagcaaaactctaCTTGCACCTATTACCCCATAACgtgccaaaaacataaaaaacattgggtatttctaaactcagggcaaatagaatgtatttagcatggtttttcattagcttttatagatgagtacaatatttttcattatattttatacttttttttaatcgtaaattatatgatacaatcaaacaatgacatctaaagaaagccctaacaatatataacttgtgtggattcagtaaatgagagaagaaaattactgctaaacacgagcagggcatgaatgttaaaacatttgtcacgaagggtacaaaaaacaaTGCTTACGTATAAAAGTACACTTTACAGATCATTTCATTACTAAGTATTAGGAGAAATACGGGGCTTTTAAAAGTTCTCAGAGGAAAGTCACTTGACTTCAGTTAGGTCTGGTCTCAGAAGTTCCATTCATATTTACGTAcgttgaaaagaaaaaagtcaacCTATATTCTGTAGTCAAACTGGTATAGAGTAAAAATAAGTGTACATTTTCTGAAAGCCCACAAGGGCAAAGACTCAAGCACATGTTTATCTTGTTTTACTATTAATGCAGTCACAAACAaattttaaataagaaataatttttttcttacacaacGAATACAGCATTGGGATTTATGATGTATATGTCCAATATTAGAGTGATTCATGTAAGTCTTCCAAGTACAATACCACAAAACCTACATAATCACAGGTCACAACATGCCCCTGAATCATGAGTGCACATATCTTGATTTGTGAGGGATAATGATTAGACTTGGGCATTCGCATTCGAAAGTGAAGCAAAGCCTTCGGAATGTTCGTTAGTTCTGTCACTT includes:
- the TMEM11 gene encoding transmembrane protein 11, mitochondrial, with amino-acid sequence MATWGRRRAGPGGRERVPLSAGECYIVHEIYNGENAQDQFEYELEQALESQYKYIVIEPTRIGDETARWISVGNCLHKTAVLSGTVCLLTPLALPSEYSHYVSLPAGVVSLACSTLYGISWQFDPCCKYQVEYDAYKLSRLPLHTLTSSTPVVLVRKDDVHRKRLHNTIALAALAYCVKKLYELYAL